The proteins below are encoded in one region of Garra rufa chromosome 12, GarRuf1.0, whole genome shotgun sequence:
- the misp3 gene encoding uncharacterized protein misp3 — translation MEKDSVTCPQKSKSQDESSGEDGKLHFADNRETANTAADSQDIKNKDNEAISGFEKTETLDSSQSTSSPADVAIEAMEDLSSTDENDPNGDKDWPPVPGLEEGIHPERNECQPIEIQDEVKENTDISEDVQTADGEELATMTQVDEGFSQTPKVANEEEEHELKSHGDSDSIVFLSENSEEQNIDYKQVDYASTKEQWVRRDSRDEPSNLMYSKSSSKSLLTEAKPSLSEPTTEPVVNAENIQQGELEVNNPSALNENEVIQQVCGAAPPLETVAGELTNPEQVEEPLIMPQARRDSKREGSETGEERKQTVCFTETGGTEGKQLGEVKDQRQKRENNGQRAESQSSTKPPEEGKVNRMQVDHFDDSQSDSGVSADFSPNSTADALEGHYNDAPELSESPPNETPIEREIRLAMKREQSLRRSRGICNTSDRTNEYVDIPLRRPILSQDLQIRPNPTQDRQFAGKKMQMEISAETEREKVLVELGRLPGFYDKGSEVQLQEKKQLFESFQEPKESAAAVSRRSPTLESMAGLQEVDSSVDVKQRLVQFSQNSPTPPAQYGGTNGSPPAARGPGLTEGIKGQIIIIEANPIPTTVVGGYKSTSWTDGGSAKAVNSPNVRASSAEPIRARQSPNLEVNEDDLSLVKENPFFKLRSSMNLQSQVELDIKEAKEREKELQKQRNSLYGGATMYTEERRGAEMDLRTEFRVKEEIGTSRQESPPLQRTNLTPTDRQSEAFTTTMSGESL, via the coding sequence ATGGAAAAAGATTCTGTGACTTGTCCTCAGAAATCTAAATCCCAGGATGAAAGCAGTGGTGAAGATGGAAAACTCCACTTTGCTGATAACAGGGAAACAGCAAATACAGCCGCAGACTCACAAGATATTAAAAACAAGGACAATGAAGCTATTAGTGGGTTTGAAAAGACAGAAACACTTGACAGCAGTCAATCCACctcctcaccagcagatgtagcCATTGAGGCAATGGAAGACTTGAGCAGTACAGATGAAAATGACCCGAATGGTGATAAAGACTGGCCACCAGTGCCAGGACTGGAAGAAGGTATCCATCCAGAGAGGAATGAGTGTCAGCCCATTGAGATTCAAGATGAAGTGAAGGAAAACACTGATATCAGTGAAGACGTTCAGACAGCTGATGGTGAAGAACTTGCTACCATGACACAGGTAGACGAAGGCTTTTCGCAAACACCAAAGGTGGCCAATGAAGAAGAGGAACATGAGCTCAAGTCACATGGTGACTCTGACTCAATTGTGTTCCTGTCAGAAAACAGTGAAGAACAAAATATAGACTACAAACAGGTGGACTATGCCTCCACCAAAGAGCAGTGGGTGAGACGAGACAGTCGTGACGAACCATCAAACCTGATGTATTCCAAGAGCTCTTCAAAAAGCCTTCTCACTGAGGCCAAACCTTCATTAAGTGAACCCACAACTGAACCAGTGGTTAATGCTGAGAACATCCAGCAGGGGGAGCTTGAGGTAAACAACCCAAGCGCTCTGAATGAGAATGAGGTGATACAACAGGTGTGTGGTGCAGCTCCGCCCCTAGAAACAGTTGCAGGCGAACTAACCAATCCAGAGCAAGTAGAAGAGCCATTGATAATGCCACAGGCGAGGAGGGACAGTAAAAGGGAGGGTAGTGAAACAGGTGAAGAGCGAAAGCAAACAGTGTGTTTCACAGAAACAGGTGGGACCGAAGGGAAGCAGCTGGGGGAGGTTAAAGATCAAAGACAGAAACGGGAAAACAACGGACAGAGAGCAGAGTCCCAGTCAAGCACAAAGCCTCCGGAAGAAGGGAAAGTCAACAGAATGCAGGTGGATCATTTTGATGACAGCCAGAGTGATAGTGGCGTATCAGCAGACTTCTCTCCTAACAGCACAGCAGATGCCTTGGAGGGCCATTATAATGATGCTCCTGAGCTCTCTGAATCTCCACCTAATGAAACTCCCATTGAGAGGGAGATCCGATTGGCTATGAAGAGGGAGCAAAGTCTAAGGCGTTCTCGAGGAATATGCAACACCTCTGACCGGACTAACGAGTATGTGGACATTCCATTGAGAAGACCTATTCTATCTCAGGACCTCCAGATAAGACCCAACCCAACCCAAGACCGTCAGTTTGCCGGAAAGAAGATGCAGATGGAAATAAGCGCGGAGACAGAGAGGGAGAAGGTTCTGGTTGAACTGGGCCGACTACCTGGCTTCTATGACAAGGGATCAGAAGTACAGCTTCAAGAAAAAAAGCAGCTCTTTGAGTCATTCCAAGAGCCGAAGGAATCAGCAGCAGCCGTTAGCAGAAGATCTCCTACCTTGGAGTCCATGGCTGGATTACAAGAAGTTGATTCCTCTGTTGATGTTAAACAACGCCTAGTGCAGTTCTCACAAAATTCTCCCACCCCTCCAGCCCAGTATGGAGGCACCAATGGCAGCCCGCCTGCTGCTCGAGGACCTGGTCTGACTGAGGGAATCAAGGGCCAGATAATCATCATAGAGGCCAACCCTATTCCCACAACTGTAGTCGGAGGTTATAAGAGCACCTCATGGACAGATGGAGGATCTGCGAAAGCAGTGAATTCACCAAATGTGAGAGCTTCTTCTGCCGAGCCTATCAGAGCAAGACAAAGCCCAAATTTAGAAGTAAATGAAGATGATTTGAGTTTAGTAAAGGAGAACCCTTTCTTCAAGCTCCGCTCTTCTATGAATCTGCAGTCTCAGGTGGAACTGGACATTAAGGAGGCTAAGGAGAGGGAGAAAGAActacagaaacagagaaacagtCTTTATGGAGGAGCAACCATGTATACAGAAGAAAGAAGAGGAGCTGAAATGGATTTGAGGACAGAATTTAGGGTGAAAGAGGAAATTGGCACCTCTAGGCAAGAGAGTCCCCCACTTCAACGGACAAATTTGACTCCAACAGACCGCCAATCAGAGGCGTTCACCACCACTATGTCAGGTGAGTCATTGTAA